In the Panthera leo isolate Ple1 chromosome D3, P.leo_Ple1_pat1.1, whole genome shotgun sequence genome, CTGGGCCTCCGAGGCCGGAGTGCCTGTCCACCGGGGGTTCGCGGATGAGGCTCAAAGCATGCTGGTCTCCTTCTCGTTGATGGATGACATCTTGGTAAAGCTCCTGTGGCTGGGGTAGGAGGAGTGGCCTGTGTCCTCGCTCAGCGCGTTAACCAGGCGGGAGAAGAGGGCCACCTTGAACTTCTTGAAGTCCTGGCCCACGAAGACGTACAGGATGGGGTTCATGCAGCTGTTGGCAATGGCAATGGCGGTGGCCAGGGGCAAACCCAGGCTGAAGACGGAGCCCGGCACGGTGGCGTGGTGGAGCTCGAGCAGGTAGAGCGTGTGGTAGGGACACCAGCAGAGGAAGAAGGTGGTGATGATGGTCACGATGATCTTGAAGGGTTTCTTGGTCCTGGCCAGGCGGTTGCGTCGAAGCTTGCAGACGATGGTGAAGTAGCAGGCCGTGATGATGAGCACGGGGACCAGGAAGCCACAGAGGAAGCGGGTGACCGTCACCACCACGTGGCGGCTGAGGCCCGTGGGGTCCAGCCCGGAGCGAGGGAGCCACGGGGCGGAGCCGGCCGCGGACAGGCTGAAGTTGTTAAAGCAGGACGTTTTCCCGTGCACGTGGGCCGTGTCCCGGAAGACGAGGGACGGAGAGCTCAGGAAGAAAGCCAGGACCCAGATAACCACGCAGGCCACGCAGGCCAGCCTCACGCCGCGGTGGTTCTGGGACCAGACGGGAAGGAGCACGGAGATGCAGCGGTCGAAGCTGATGACGGTCAGCAGGAAGACGCTGGTGTACATGTTGTGGATGAGCAGGAAGTTGCTGATCTTGCACATGGCCGTGCCGAAGACCCAGTGGTAGTCCATGGCGGTGTAGGCAATGTGGATCGGGAGGAAGACGTTGAACAGGAAGTCCGCCACGGCCAGGTTGAGGAACCAGACGGTGTTCACCGTCTTCTTCATCTTGAAGGTGGCGATGACGATCACCAGCCCGTTGCCCAGGATCCCGAGGAAGCAGACAATGCTGTAGACCGCCACCAGGAAGATCCTGGTCACCTTGCCTTCCAGGGGAGAAGACTCCTCCAAAACCATGATGGGTTCAAAATCATCCGAGTACTCCTCGTCGTAGGAGAAGGAGGTGTTGTAATCCTTGTCCCCCATTCTCTGTGAGCAGAGACAGGAGTCGTTAGGGGAACTGGCTCTAAGAGGTTGACCAACACCAGCAAGACCGACAGTGTCCTGCCCGACTCTGAGCCGGGCCGGCGTAGTATCTTGACTGCTTAACTACTTGCTTCACAACAAAGCCCAtgttacagatgggaaaactgaggtctaGAGCGCTGAAGtcacttacccaaggtcatacagctgagAAGAGGCGGGGCCACGAGTCAGACCCCAGCCTCAGGGTCTATCCTCCTGACAACCATGGTCACTGCCTCTCGGggaccctccccttccccttacAGTCCACTGAGGGAGAGAACATTCATCAAGCTCCTCAAATCATGGCAGAACTGCAATGACGCTAAGGGCCATGAAGGAGGGGTGGATAACGCTGTGGACGTGGCTCCAGCCATGTTTCCAAAACCCAGGAGACGGCTGTGCTGGCATCCTCCAGTGCCCCTACCTCGTCACGGGTCCCCCACGGGTGCCCTCTGGACATTTGTTCAGACCGCAAAAGTCCCTCACCGTTCACT is a window encoding:
- the CMKLR1 gene encoding chemokine-like receptor 1 — its product is MGDKDYNTSFSYDEEYSDDFEPIMVLEESSPLEGKVTRIFLVAVYSIVCFLGILGNGLVIVIATFKMKKTVNTVWFLNLAVADFLFNVFLPIHIAYTAMDYHWVFGTAMCKISNFLLIHNMYTSVFLLTVISFDRCISVLLPVWSQNHRGVRLACVACVVIWVLAFFLSSPSLVFRDTAHVHGKTSCFNNFSLSAAGSAPWLPRSGLDPTGLSRHVVVTVTRFLCGFLVPVLIITACYFTIVCKLRRNRLARTKKPFKIIVTIITTFFLCWCPYHTLYLLELHHATVPGSVFSLGLPLATAIAIANSCMNPILYVFVGQDFKKFKVALFSRLVNALSEDTGHSSYPSHRSFTKMSSINEKETSML